A stretch of Lathyrus oleraceus cultivar Zhongwan6 chromosome 6, CAAS_Psat_ZW6_1.0, whole genome shotgun sequence DNA encodes these proteins:
- the LOC127098671 gene encoding succinate--CoA ligase [ADP-forming] subunit beta, mitochondrial, whose translation MVRGSLNKLLSRSLSVAGKWQNQQLRRLNIHEYQGAELMSKYGVNVPRGVAVSSVEETRKAIKDAFPNQSELVVKSQILAGGRGLGTFKSGLKGGVHIVKTEQVEDIAGKMLGQILVTKQTGPQGKIVSKVYLCEKLSLVNEMYFAITLDRKTAGPLIIACRKGGTSIEDLAEKFPDMIVKVPVDVFEGITDEDAAKVVDGLAPKVADRNQSIEQVKNLYKLFVDSDCTLLEINPMAETADNQLVAADAKLNFDDNAAYRQKEIFTLRDTTQEDPREVAAAKADLNYIGLDGEIGCMVNGAGLAMATMDIIKLHGGTPANFLDVGGNASEGQVVEAFKILTADDKVKAILVNIFGGIMKCDVIASGIVNAAKQVALKVPVIVRLEGTNVDQGKRILKESGMALITAEDLDDAAQKAVKAYK comes from the exons ATGGTCAGAGGTTCGCTCAACAAACTCCTCTCCCGTTCTCTCTCCGTCGCCGGAAAATGGCAGAACCAACAGCTCCGCCGCCTTAACATCCACGAGTATCAG GGTGCTGAGTTGATGAGCAAATACGGAGTTAACGTTCCTAGAGGTGTCGCTGTTTCTTCTGTTGAAGAAACCAGAAAAGCCATCAAGGATGCATTCCCCAATCAAAGCGAG TTGGTGGTAAAGAGTCAAATTTTAGCGGGTGGACGAGGCTTAGGAACTTTTAAAAGTGGCCTTAAGGGAGGAGTACACATTGTTAAGACTGAACAGGTTGAAGACATAGCGG GGAAGATGCTCGGGCAGATACTAGTTACGAAGCAGACAGGTCCTCAGGGAAAAATCGTCAGCAAG GTTTACTTGTGTGAAAAGCTGTCACTTGTGAATGAGATGTACTTTGCTATAACTCTGGATCGTAAGACTGCTGGCCCA CTTATTATTGCTTGTAGAAAGGGAGGAACGAGCATTGAAGACCTTGCAGAGAAATTTCCAGATATGATTGTAAAG GTACCTGTTGATGTTTTTGAAGGAATTACTGATGAAGATGCTGCAAAGGTTGTTGATGGTTTGGCTCCCAAAGTGGCCGATAGAAATCAATCAATTGAACAAGTGAAGAATTTATATAAACTTTTTGTTGATTCTGACTGCACCCTTTTAGAA ATCAATCCCATGGCAGAGACAGCTGATAACCAACTAGTAGCTGCTGATGCTAAATTGAATTTTGATGATAATGCTGCATATCGTCAGAAAGAAATATTCACTCTCCGTGATACAACACAAGAGGATCCCCGAGAG GTGGCTGCTGCAAAGGCAGATTTAAACTATATTGGGTTGGATGGAGAAATTGGCTGCATGGTGAATGGAGCAGGGTTAGCAATGGCCACAATGGATATAATTAAGTTGCATGGAGGTACACCTGCCAATTTTCTGGATGTAGGTGGCAATGCCTCTGAAGGCCAG GTTGTTGAAGCATTTAAGATATTGACTGCTGACGACAAAGTGAAGGCAATTTTGGTTAACATCTTTGGTGGTATAATGAAGTGTGATGTTATAGCAAGTGGAATAGTGAATGCTGCAAAACAG GTTGCACTAAAAGTACCAGTAATTGTCCGTCTAGAAGGCACCAATGTTGATCAAGGAAAAAGAATTTTGAAG GAAAGTGGCATGGCATTAATAACAGCTGAAGATTTGGATGATGCAGCTCAGAAAGCAGTGAAAGCATACAAATGA